A window from Sinanaerobacter sp. ZZT-01 encodes these proteins:
- a CDS encoding ABC transporter ATP-binding protein, with the protein MREIIKVNNLSKFYDGKPAIKDLSLSVKQGSIFGLLGANGAGKSTTIECILGTRIPEQGSVSILGMHPKKNRRQLFERVGIQFQESNYQEKITVGELCEVTASLYKTASDYLDLLKQFGIEDKTKKFVNELSGGQKQRLFIVLALIPNPEVVFLDELTTGLDAKARHDVWSYLSILKTKGLTIFLTSHFMDEVEILCDTICILKNGKSVFYGTVTEAIDSSPYNKLENAYLWYTNEEVIENENVSHNA; encoded by the coding sequence TTGAGAGAAATCATTAAAGTAAACAATCTGTCCAAATTTTACGACGGAAAGCCCGCAATCAAAGACCTGAGCCTATCAGTAAAGCAAGGCTCAATATTTGGCCTGCTTGGTGCAAATGGTGCAGGAAAAAGTACAACCATTGAATGTATTCTGGGTACACGAATTCCAGAGCAAGGTAGCGTCTCTATTTTGGGAATGCATCCGAAAAAGAATCGAAGACAACTGTTTGAAAGAGTAGGGATTCAATTTCAAGAATCCAATTATCAAGAAAAAATAACAGTTGGTGAATTATGTGAAGTAACAGCATCTTTGTATAAGACAGCTTCTGATTACCTGGACTTATTAAAACAATTCGGTATCGAAGATAAAACAAAAAAATTTGTAAATGAATTATCAGGAGGGCAAAAGCAACGCCTTTTTATTGTTCTTGCTCTTATTCCAAACCCAGAAGTCGTTTTCTTGGACGAATTGACAACAGGACTTGATGCAAAAGCAAGACATGATGTTTGGAGCTATCTTTCGATATTAAAAACAAAAGGCCTTACCATTTTCCTAACATCACATTTTATGGATGAAGTGGAAATTCTCTGTGATACAATTTGTATTTTAAAAAATGGGAAAAGTGTTTTTTATGGAACAGTCACTGAAGCAATCGACTCCAGTCCTTACAACAAGCTTGAAAATGCTTACTTGTGGTATACCAATGAGGAGGTTATAGAAAATGAAAACGTTTCGCACAATGCTTAA
- a CDS encoding ABC transporter permease gives MKTFRTMLKTEMLLSLRGMDMFIFAICMPLVVLVLLGIIYGNKPAFEGAEYTFLEQSLGALVTISICAGGVMGLPLVVSDYRSKKILKRLKVTPIHPFTILIVQVSIYAIYALLSFFLIYITAVVFFHYQFSGSWIYFLSSYLLVMLSMFSIGMMVGGISPNTKIASVSASILYFPMLIFSGATLPYEVMPNTLQKIVNFLPLTQGIKLLKAASLGLSVQQAQLPILIMLLLAIICIGISVRFFKWE, from the coding sequence ATGAAAACGTTTCGCACAATGCTTAAAACAGAAATGCTTCTTTCACTGAGGGGGATGGATATGTTTATCTTTGCAATTTGTATGCCTCTTGTGGTCTTAGTTTTACTCGGAATTATTTATGGAAACAAACCTGCTTTTGAAGGTGCCGAGTATACATTTTTAGAGCAGTCTCTCGGTGCACTTGTAACAATTTCAATCTGTGCAGGAGGGGTTATGGGCCTTCCCCTAGTTGTGTCTGACTACCGCAGTAAAAAAATATTAAAGCGTTTAAAGGTTACACCAATTCATCCGTTTACTATTTTAATAGTTCAAGTGAGCATCTATGCAATCTATGCGCTCTTGTCATTTTTCCTAATCTATATCACTGCTGTAGTTTTCTTTCATTACCAATTTTCCGGCTCTTGGATTTATTTTCTAAGCAGCTATCTTTTAGTTATGCTCTCCATGTTTAGCATCGGCATGATGGTAGGAGGTATTTCACCTAACACAAAAATAGCAAGTGTATCTGCTAGCATCTTATATTTCCCCATGCTCATCTTCTCAGGTGCAACTTTACCTTATGAAGTCATGCCAAATACGCTTCAGAAAATAGTAAATTTTTTGCCATTGACTCAAGGGATTAAACTCCTGAAAGCTGCATCACTCGGACTGTCTGTTCAACAAGCACAGCTTCCGATTCTTATCATGCTCCTGCTTGCTATAATTTGTATAGGAATTTCCGTCCGATTTTTTAAGTGGGAATAG
- a CDS encoding GNAT family N-acetyltransferase has product MILRAYRPEDCAFMARLFYDTVHTINARDYTNEQLDAWATGDVDLNEWNHSLLENDTLIAEIDGKIVGFADMEQTGYLNRLYIHKEYQRKGIAAALVNELEQRAKVKGLFNFETDASITAKPFFEKQGYMVKTKQEVIRSGIILVNYKMTKFI; this is encoded by the coding sequence ATGATACTTCGAGCGTATAGACCAGAGGACTGTGCTTTTATGGCGAGACTTTTTTATGATACTGTGCACACAATTAATGCCAGGGATTATACAAATGAGCAATTGGATGCGTGGGCGACAGGAGACGTTGATCTAAATGAATGGAACCATTCTCTTTTAGAGAATGATACCTTGATTGCAGAGATAGATGGAAAGATTGTTGGATTTGCCGATATGGAGCAAACCGGCTATTTAAATCGATTGTATATCCATAAAGAGTATCAACGTAAAGGGATTGCTGCCGCTCTAGTCAATGAATTGGAACAGCGTGCAAAGGTGAAAGGCTTATTTAACTTTGAAACCGATGCATCTATTACAGCAAAACCATTTTTTGAAAAACAAGGTTATATGGTTAAAACAAAGCAAGAAGTTATCCGAAGTGGAATCATATTAGTAAATTATAAAATGACAAAATTCATTTAA
- a CDS encoding XAC2610-related protein, giving the protein MKRLKVRSFLFVILIFLMSSCSNAVPENSSDPAILNGETESDLASEASDTVQDAAEYVLTEPIVVDNGRKLTLKLHGKKLSEEDERYGINTIDVYEGDKFIQTISIHNAILAEWDGTDDFGGYTDAFTQDGGFTSQDMNFDGSGDIGLIGWTTSGANIPYYYWLWNKEKQQFEYAFSLSNAEVDSQNKQLITRTRDGATQYDINYYKYDENGKLQNVKRIVKIREEDGKTITEIYELVDGRLEKIN; this is encoded by the coding sequence ATGAAAAGACTAAAAGTGAGAAGCTTTTTATTTGTTATTCTGATATTCCTTATGTCATCCTGCAGCAATGCAGTGCCGGAGAACAGTAGCGACCCGGCAATTTTGAATGGGGAGACAGAATCAGATCTTGCTTCTGAAGCTTCAGATACTGTACAGGATGCAGCTGAATATGTTTTGACAGAGCCCATTGTTGTAGACAACGGCAGAAAACTTACTTTAAAATTGCATGGAAAAAAATTATCCGAAGAAGATGAGCGGTATGGCATCAATACAATTGATGTTTATGAGGGGGATAAATTCATTCAGACGATTTCAATACACAATGCCATTCTTGCCGAATGGGATGGAACGGATGACTTTGGCGGATACACGGACGCATTTACCCAAGACGGAGGATTCACAAGTCAAGATATGAATTTTGACGGATCGGGAGACATTGGATTGATCGGATGGACGACGAGCGGTGCTAATATCCCTTATTATTATTGGCTCTGGAACAAAGAAAAACAGCAGTTTGAATATGCATTTTCTCTTAGCAATGCTGAGGTCGATTCCCAAAATAAGCAATTGATTACCAGAACGAGAGACGGGGCAACACAATATGATATCAACTATTATAAGTATGATGAGAATGGAAAGCTGCAAAATGTGAAACGTATTGTTAAAATAAGAGAGGAAGACGGGAAAACAATAACCGAAATTTATGAATTAGTTGATGGCAGACTTGAGAAAATAAATTAA
- a CDS encoding FprA family A-type flavoprotein — protein MYCVRNVTEDLYWVGANDHRLALFENAYPIPRGVSYNAYLLLDEKTVLFDTVDWSACRQLIENLEHVLDGRPLDYLVINHLEPDHAGSIEEILLRWPKVTIISNEKAFMLMRQFGFRVDSHEQVEVKEGDTFSFGTHLVTFVFAPMVHWPEVMVTFDTTNGVLFSADAFGTFGALDGKLFADEVNFDRDWLDDARRYLTNIVGKYGPHIQLILKKAGGILDQIKYICPLHGPVWREDLMYFIQKYDLWSRYEPEEKGILMVYASMYGNTESAVQALAARLCEKGVTNIAIYDVSSTDVSQLISEAFKYSHMVLASVTYNLGIYPAMHNFLMDMKALNVQNRTVAVIENGSWAIKSGDLIQNFLDEEMKNMTVLNERISMASSLGSDKVPELETLECAILESINGVE, from the coding sequence ATGTACTGCGTAAGAAATGTAACAGAGGATTTATATTGGGTAGGTGCCAATGATCATCGTTTGGCCCTGTTTGAAAATGCATATCCGATTCCAAGGGGAGTATCTTATAATGCATATTTATTACTGGATGAAAAGACAGTTTTATTTGATACAGTAGACTGGTCAGCTTGCCGGCAGCTGATTGAAAATTTGGAGCATGTGCTCGATGGACGGCCTTTAGACTATCTTGTCATCAACCATTTGGAGCCGGACCATGCGGGTTCCATTGAAGAGATTCTGCTCCGTTGGCCAAAAGTAACCATTATAAGCAATGAAAAAGCATTTATGCTGATGCGTCAGTTTGGATTCCGCGTAGATTCCCATGAGCAGGTGGAGGTAAAAGAAGGAGATACCTTCAGCTTTGGAACACATTTGGTCACTTTCGTATTTGCGCCGATGGTACACTGGCCGGAGGTTATGGTCACCTTTGATACAACGAATGGCGTTTTGTTTTCAGCGGATGCTTTCGGTACGTTTGGTGCACTGGATGGAAAGCTCTTTGCGGATGAAGTGAACTTTGATCGTGACTGGCTGGATGATGCACGCCGCTATCTTACAAATATTGTAGGGAAATACGGCCCTCACATTCAGCTGATTCTGAAAAAAGCAGGAGGAATTCTGGATCAGATTAAGTATATTTGCCCTCTGCATGGTCCGGTTTGGCGTGAAGATCTGATGTATTTCATTCAGAAATACGATTTGTGGAGCCGTTATGAGCCAGAGGAAAAGGGAATCCTGATGGTGTATGCATCGATGTACGGAAATACAGAATCTGCGGTTCAGGCGCTAGCTGCTAGATTGTGTGAAAAAGGAGTTACAAATATTGCGATTTATGACGTATCCTCCACGGATGTTTCTCAGCTTATCTCAGAAGCCTTCAAGTATAGTCACATGGTGCTGGCCTCTGTAACCTATAATTTGGGAATCTATCCGGCAATGCATAACTTTCTGATGGATATGAAAGCATTAAATGTACAAAACCGTACGGTAGCTGTCATTGAAAATGGTTCATGGGCAATTAAATCCGGTGATCTGATTCAGAATTTCTTAGATGAGGAAATGAAAAATATGACCGTTTTAAATGAACGTATCAGTATGGCCTCTTCGCTTGGATCCGACAAAGTTCCTGAGCTTGAAACACTGGAATGTGCAATTTTGGAATCCATAAACGGCGTTGAATAA
- a CDS encoding acyl-CoA dehydrogenase family protein yields the protein MLFTTTQQQEELRAKVRAFAEEEVKPLTFLMDKENEFPGEAVAKLGKMGLMGIPYPKEYGGAGLDTISYAIAVEELARVDGGTGVILSAHTSLGIWPIMAFGNEAQKKKYAVPLCKGEKIGAFGLTEANAGSDAGGTETVALDKGDHYLLNGGKIFITNAPKADTYVVFAITTPDIGTKGISAFIVEKDWKGFEFGDHYDKMGIRSSSTAELIFNDVKVPKENLLGREGQGFKIAMATLDGGRIGIAAQALGIAQGAFEQAVDYSKERIQFGKPIGFQQAISFKIADMATKLRTARFLIYSAAELKEHHEPYGMESAMAKQYASDIALEVTNDALQIFGGTGYLKGMEVERMYRDAKITTIYEGTNEIQRVIIASHILGKAPKEAGSSGHAKKAAPVTGIRKRIILRDGDAKAQVEALVEALKKDGFDFTVGIPMDTPIALAERVVSAGKGIGEKKDIKLAENLAKAVGAAIGSSRPVAETLKYLPLNRYVGMSGQKFTGNLYIACGISGASQHLKGIKDASIIVAINKNGNAPIFKNCDYGIVGDVHEILPLLTAALDTGEKQPAPPMVKMKRPQMPKPEPIGPRYVCNGCGYEYVPELGDEESEVAPGTLFKDLPEEWVCPECAEPKEQFIEV from the coding sequence GTTATTCACGACCACACAGCAGCAAGAAGAGCTTCGAGCTAAGGTTCGAGCATTTGCAGAAGAGGAAGTCAAGCCTTTGACCTTCCTTATGGACAAAGAAAACGAATTTCCTGGTGAGGCAGTTGCCAAGCTGGGTAAAATGGGATTGATGGGAATTCCCTATCCAAAGGAGTATGGCGGTGCAGGACTCGACACTATCAGCTATGCCATTGCTGTAGAAGAACTGGCGAGGGTAGATGGAGGCACGGGTGTTATTTTGTCAGCTCATACCTCACTGGGTATTTGGCCGATTATGGCGTTTGGAAATGAAGCGCAAAAGAAGAAGTACGCGGTTCCTCTTTGTAAGGGAGAGAAAATTGGTGCGTTTGGTTTGACAGAAGCGAATGCAGGCTCAGATGCGGGCGGTACAGAAACTGTTGCTCTGGATAAAGGAGATCACTATCTTCTTAATGGCGGTAAGATTTTTATTACAAATGCACCTAAGGCTGATACATATGTTGTGTTTGCGATTACAACACCAGATATCGGTACGAAAGGAATTTCTGCTTTTATTGTGGAAAAGGACTGGAAAGGGTTTGAATTCGGCGATCATTATGACAAGATGGGGATTCGGTCTTCTTCTACTGCAGAATTGATCTTTAATGATGTAAAAGTTCCGAAGGAAAATTTGCTCGGAAGAGAGGGGCAGGGCTTTAAAATTGCAATGGCTACTTTAGATGGTGGGCGGATCGGAATCGCGGCACAGGCTCTTGGAATTGCACAAGGGGCATTTGAGCAGGCGGTGGATTATTCCAAAGAACGCATTCAGTTTGGAAAACCAATCGGTTTTCAGCAAGCCATTTCTTTCAAAATTGCGGATATGGCAACAAAGCTCCGTACTGCTCGTTTCTTGATTTATTCTGCGGCAGAGCTGAAAGAGCATCACGAACCTTACGGCATGGAATCTGCAATGGCAAAACAGTATGCGTCTGATATTGCACTTGAGGTTACGAATGATGCACTTCAGATTTTCGGAGGTACGGGTTATCTGAAAGGTATGGAAGTAGAGCGGATGTATCGCGATGCGAAAATTACGACAATCTATGAAGGAACGAATGAAATTCAGCGTGTTATCATTGCTTCACATATTTTAGGCAAAGCGCCGAAAGAGGCCGGATCGTCGGGACACGCAAAAAAGGCGGCACCGGTTACCGGTATCCGCAAGCGTATTATTCTTCGAGATGGCGATGCGAAAGCACAAGTAGAAGCTTTGGTAGAAGCATTAAAAAAGGATGGATTTGATTTTACGGTAGGGATTCCAATGGATACGCCGATTGCTCTTGCAGAACGTGTGGTCTCTGCCGGTAAAGGAATCGGAGAGAAAAAAGATATAAAGCTGGCAGAAAACTTGGCAAAAGCTGTTGGAGCAGCAATTGGATCTTCCCGCCCTGTAGCAGAAACATTGAAATATTTGCCTTTAAATCGGTATGTGGGTATGTCCGGACAAAAATTTACTGGAAACTTGTATATAGCCTGTGGAATTTCCGGAGCAAGCCAGCATTTGAAAGGAATCAAAGACGCTTCTATCATTGTGGCAATCAATAAAAATGGGAATGCACCGATTTTTAAGAATTGCGATTATGGTATCGTGGGAGACGTACATGAAATTCTTCCGCTTTTGACTGCGGCACTGGATACCGGAGAGAAACAGCCTGCACCGCCTATGGTGAAGATGAAACGGCCGCAGATGCCGAAACCAGAACCGATTGGACCTCGTTATGTCTGCAATGGCTGTGGATACGAATACGTGCCGGAGTTGGGCGATGAAGAGAGTGAAGTTGCACCTGGTACATTGTTCAAGGACTTACCGGAAGAATGGGTATGTCCGGAATGTGCAGAACCTAAAGAACAATTTATTGAGGTGTAA